From Cellulomonas fimi ATCC 484, a single genomic window includes:
- a CDS encoding RNB domain-containing ribonuclease, translated as MPRRRVRLAPDAQGARPPRAVDEDVRSGLARLRDELAVPAEFPPDVLAEAQQAASRAPDGLVDATDVPFVTIDPPGSRDLDQAVHLERRGAGFRVRYAIADVASWVRPGGAVDAEARRRVVTLYAPDGRTPLHPPALSEGAASLLPGQDAPALLWTVDLDADGTPTAVDVRRSRVRSRAQLTYDEVQRSFDTGTADGSVALLRDVGLLRQEAERERGGITLPTPEQEVQRTDGRWRLVSRATLDAEEWNAQISLLTGMCAARLMLDGRVGVLRTLPPSDPRDVARLRREAAALGVDWPDGAAVGDVVRGLDASDPAHAALLSEATTLLRGAAYVAFDGELPEQPLHAALAAPYAHTTAPLRRLVDRFVGETCLALVAGTDVPEWVRAALPDLPALMAGGDRRANEYERGCLDIVEAALLVGRVGEEFDGMLVDVRDDATVGVVQLRDPVVRGRVEGVDLPVGTHVRVRLAEVSTERRTVRFALDGAGSSAGPAEG; from the coding sequence GTGCCTCGACGACGTGTCCGCCTCGCCCCCGACGCGCAAGGAGCGCGCCCCCCGCGCGCCGTCGACGAGGACGTGCGCAGCGGCCTCGCCCGCCTGCGTGACGAGCTCGCGGTCCCGGCCGAGTTCCCGCCGGACGTGCTCGCCGAGGCCCAGCAGGCGGCGTCCCGGGCCCCCGACGGGCTCGTCGACGCGACCGACGTGCCGTTCGTGACGATCGACCCGCCCGGCTCGCGGGACCTCGACCAGGCGGTGCACCTCGAACGCCGGGGCGCCGGGTTCCGGGTGCGGTACGCGATCGCCGACGTCGCGTCGTGGGTCCGGCCCGGGGGGGCCGTCGACGCCGAGGCGCGCCGCCGCGTCGTCACCCTGTACGCCCCCGACGGCCGCACGCCGCTGCACCCGCCCGCCCTGTCCGAGGGGGCCGCGAGCCTGCTGCCGGGCCAGGACGCGCCCGCGCTGCTGTGGACGGTCGACCTCGACGCGGACGGCACCCCGACCGCGGTGGACGTGCGCCGCAGCCGGGTCCGCAGCCGCGCGCAGCTCACGTACGACGAGGTGCAGCGGTCCTTCGACACCGGCACCGCCGACGGCTCGGTCGCGCTGCTGCGCGACGTCGGCCTGCTGCGGCAGGAGGCGGAGCGGGAGCGCGGCGGGATCACGCTGCCGACGCCCGAGCAGGAGGTCCAGCGCACCGACGGCCGCTGGCGGCTCGTCAGCCGCGCCACGCTGGACGCGGAGGAGTGGAACGCGCAGATCTCGCTGCTGACCGGCATGTGCGCCGCCCGGCTCATGCTCGACGGACGCGTGGGGGTGCTGCGCACCCTGCCCCCGTCCGACCCGCGCGACGTCGCACGGCTGCGCCGCGAGGCCGCCGCGCTCGGCGTCGACTGGCCCGACGGGGCCGCGGTCGGCGACGTGGTCCGCGGGCTCGACGCGTCCGACCCCGCGCACGCCGCGCTCCTGTCGGAGGCGACCACCCTGCTGCGGGGTGCCGCCTACGTCGCGTTCGACGGCGAGCTCCCGGAGCAGCCCCTGCACGCGGCGCTCGCCGCGCCGTACGCGCACACGACCGCCCCGCTGCGGCGCCTCGTCGACCGGTTCGTGGGGGAGACGTGCCTCGCGCTCGTCGCCGGGACGGACGTGCCCGAGTGGGTGCGTGCGGCGCTGCCGGACCTGCCCGCCCTCATGGCGGGCGGTGACCGGCGTGCCAACGAGTACGAGCGCGGGTGCCTCGACATCGTCGAGGCGGCGCTGCTGGTCGGCCGCGTCGGGGAGGAGTTCGACGGGATGCTCGTCGACGTGCGCGACGACGCGACCGTGGGCGTCGTGCAGCTGCGCGACCCGGTCGTGCGCGGCCGGGTCGAGGGCGTCGACCTGCCCGTCGGGACGCACGTGCGCGTCCGACTGGCCGAGGTGTCGACCGAGCGGCGCACGGTGCGCTTCGCGCTCGACGGCGCAGGCTCCTCCGCCGGGCCCGCCGAGGGCTGA
- a CDS encoding PP2C family protein-serine/threonine phosphatase encodes MGVDTEDARLAALHGLDMLDTPPEERFDRVVRLAQQLFGVPTAFVSLVDRDRLFYKAKVGLEQQEAPRDTSFCRLTIEQPETFVVEDATRDPRFDTNPWVVDDPRLRFYAGHPLVAPGGHRVGTLCLMDVQPREFGAQDAVLLRDLASWVEQELVVDDDLQRAAQVQAGLLPRTVPVVPGYDVAGACLPARGVGGDFFDWAPTDGGLTLTLADVMGKGGGAAIIAATVRAVLRAASRRGTVAEAVATAEESLALDLSGTSMFATAFHAHLDAPTGRVHYVDAGHGLSVVVRADGRTTRLEPGGAPLGFAAALDPDAPPPVRDAPHVDLAPGDLLVAFSDGVLDVLDGTLASVDEVAHRLTGASSASDAVDRVLALARGAADRPDDLTVVAVHREQP; translated from the coding sequence ATGGGGGTGGACACCGAGGACGCGCGGCTCGCGGCCCTGCACGGGCTCGACATGCTCGACACCCCGCCCGAGGAGCGCTTCGACCGCGTCGTGCGGCTCGCGCAGCAGCTCTTCGGCGTCCCCACCGCGTTCGTGTCGCTCGTCGACCGCGACCGGCTGTTCTACAAGGCCAAGGTCGGCCTGGAGCAGCAGGAGGCGCCGCGCGACACCTCGTTCTGCCGGCTCACCATCGAGCAGCCCGAGACGTTCGTCGTCGAGGACGCCACGCGCGACCCCCGGTTCGACACCAACCCGTGGGTCGTCGACGACCCGCGCCTGCGTTTCTACGCCGGGCACCCGCTCGTCGCCCCCGGCGGCCACCGCGTCGGGACCCTGTGCCTCATGGACGTGCAGCCCCGCGAGTTCGGCGCGCAGGACGCCGTGCTGCTGCGCGACCTCGCGTCGTGGGTCGAGCAGGAGCTCGTCGTCGACGACGACCTCCAGCGTGCCGCCCAGGTGCAGGCCGGCCTCCTGCCCCGCACCGTGCCCGTCGTCCCCGGGTACGACGTCGCGGGCGCGTGCCTGCCCGCGCGCGGCGTCGGTGGCGACTTCTTCGACTGGGCACCCACCGACGGCGGGCTCACGCTCACCCTCGCCGACGTCATGGGCAAGGGCGGCGGCGCCGCGATCATCGCCGCGACCGTGCGCGCCGTGCTGCGCGCCGCGTCCCGCCGCGGCACCGTCGCCGAGGCCGTCGCGACCGCCGAGGAGAGCCTCGCACTCGACCTGTCGGGCACGTCGATGTTCGCGACCGCGTTCCACGCCCACCTCGACGCACCGACCGGACGCGTGCACTACGTCGACGCCGGGCACGGCCTGTCCGTCGTCGTGCGCGCCGACGGCCGCACCACCCGCCTGGAGCCCGGCGGCGCACCCCTCGGCTTCGCCGCCGCGCTCGACCCCGACGCACCACCACCCGTCCGGGACGCCCCCCACGTCGACCTCGCCCCCGGCGACCTGCTCGTCGCGTTCAGCGACGGCGTGCTCGACGTGCTCGACGGCACGCTCGCCTCCGTCGACGAGGTCGCGCACCGCCTCACCGGGGCGAGCAGCGCGTCCGACGCCGTCGACCGGGTCCTCGCGCTCGCGCGCGGCGCCGCCGACCGCCCCGACGACCTCACCGTCGTCGCCGTCCACCGCGAGCAGCCGTGA
- a CDS encoding ArsR/SmtB family transcription factor — translation MDADHVDRVFAALADRTRRDIVRRVLHEQESVSALARRYDMTFAAVQKHVAVLERAALVTKHTHGRERLVRGNVEAVRAAARLLDAYEDVWRGRLDRMHALLDEGDPT, via the coding sequence ATGGATGCCGACCACGTCGACCGGGTCTTCGCCGCCCTGGCCGACCGCACACGCCGCGACATCGTCCGGCGCGTCCTGCACGAGCAGGAGTCGGTGTCCGCCCTGGCCCGGCGGTACGACATGACCTTCGCCGCCGTCCAGAAGCACGTCGCGGTGCTCGAACGCGCCGCACTCGTCACCAAGCACACGCACGGCCGCGAACGGCTCGTGCGCGGCAACGTCGAGGCGGTCCGGGCCGCGGCCCGCCTCCTCGACGCCTACGAGGACGTCTGGCGCGGACGCCTCGACCGCATGCACGCCCTGCTGGACGAAGGAGACCCGACATGA
- a CDS encoding DUF2252 domain-containing protein produces the protein MLDETATDVPRRRASAQREQREEAGRAARRRRPRSSLAEVAGRDGRPDPLDLLEAQATTRLPDLVPLRYGRMAESAFAFYRGSAVVMAADLGAAGSTGLTVQLCGDAHVANFGTYGSPERRLVFDLNDFDETHPGPFEWDVQRLLASLELAARAVDVGRRRRRTLVRDAARAYREAVRGFAQQPALAVWYARADVEDVVALAAADTRTARRTQQAVEKARRRDHLQALARLTTVVDGERRFVPDPPLVATLEDVLPASRAATFRHGMADLLVDYRASLAPDRRRLAERYRVVDVARKVVGVGSVGTRAFVVLLQGVDADDALVLQAKEAQPSVLAAHVGGRHEHDGRRVVEGQRLMQAVSDVMLGWQRSAGLDGVARDYYVRQLRDWKGGVDLAAARPEGLAAYARLCAWTLARAHARSGDAIAVGAYLGAGTVADEALADFAAAYADVTEADHGALVTAVDDGRLPATTGV, from the coding sequence GTGCTCGACGAGACCGCGACGGACGTGCCACGGCGGCGCGCGTCCGCGCAGCGGGAGCAGCGGGAGGAGGCCGGGCGCGCCGCACGCCGCCGACGGCCGCGCTCGTCGCTCGCCGAGGTCGCGGGTCGCGACGGCCGTCCGGACCCGCTGGACCTGCTCGAGGCGCAGGCGACGACCCGCCTGCCGGACCTCGTGCCGCTGCGGTACGGGCGCATGGCGGAGTCGGCCTTCGCCTTCTACCGCGGCTCGGCGGTGGTCATGGCGGCCGACCTCGGGGCGGCGGGCAGCACGGGGCTGACCGTCCAGCTGTGCGGCGACGCGCACGTCGCGAACTTCGGCACCTACGGCTCGCCGGAGCGCCGGCTCGTCTTCGACCTGAACGACTTCGACGAGACGCACCCCGGCCCGTTCGAGTGGGACGTGCAGCGGCTGCTCGCGAGCCTGGAGCTCGCGGCGCGCGCGGTGGACGTCGGCCGTCGCCGCCGGCGGACGCTGGTGCGCGACGCGGCGCGCGCCTACCGGGAGGCCGTGCGCGGCTTCGCGCAGCAGCCGGCGCTCGCGGTCTGGTACGCGCGGGCGGACGTCGAGGACGTGGTCGCGCTGGCCGCTGCGGACACGCGGACGGCTCGGCGCACGCAGCAGGCGGTCGAGAAGGCCCGCCGTCGCGACCACCTGCAGGCCCTGGCACGGCTCACGACCGTGGTCGACGGCGAGCGGCGCTTCGTCCCCGACCCCCCGCTGGTCGCGACCCTGGAGGACGTGCTTCCCGCGAGCCGCGCGGCGACGTTCCGTCACGGCATGGCGGACCTGCTGGTCGACTACCGGGCGTCGCTCGCGCCCGACCGGCGCCGGCTGGCGGAGCGGTACCGGGTCGTGGACGTGGCGCGCAAGGTCGTGGGCGTGGGCAGCGTCGGCACGCGCGCGTTCGTCGTGCTGCTGCAGGGCGTGGACGCCGACGACGCGCTCGTGCTGCAGGCGAAGGAGGCGCAGCCGTCGGTCCTCGCGGCGCACGTGGGCGGCCGTCACGAGCACGACGGCCGCCGCGTCGTCGAGGGGCAGCGGCTCATGCAGGCGGTGAGCGACGTGATGCTCGGCTGGCAGCGCTCCGCCGGGCTCGACGGGGTCGCGCGGGACTACTACGTGCGTCAGCTGCGGGACTGGAAGGGCGGCGTGGACCTCGCAGCTGCCCGGCCCGAGGGGCTGGCGGCGTACGCGCGGCTGTGCGCGTGGACGCTCGCGCGGGCGCACGCACGGTCGGGGGACGCGATCGCCGTCGGCGCGTACCTGGGTGCCGGGACGGTCGCGGACGAGGCGCTCGCGGACTTCGCGGCGGCGTACGCGGACGTCACGGAGGCCGACCACGGGGCGCTGGTGACGGCGGTCGACGACGGGCGGCTGCCGGCGACGACGGGCGTCTGA
- a CDS encoding glycosyltransferase family 2 protein, with protein sequence MSRLLVLRAVVALTVLLGFNYVVWRWLESVNWSAWWIAVPLVIAETYSFVDVTLFGVTMWRAKPRPTPAAPPTDLTVDVFVTTYDEPLDLVMRTAVAARDITYPHRTWVLDDGARPALAAAAHDAGVGYLVRTDDWQDRPRHAKAGNLNNALFQTDGEFLVVLDADQIPDPALLDRTLGHFTDPQVALVQTPQWFTNVPDADPLGSQAPLFYGPIQQGKDGWNAAFFCGSNAILRRDALMQLGLVGYVRATEQAVRDALRTSRSVLARARRRAEDPRVATALDEVAVAARTSLSELDAGQPLADVTYGFQRRVDEVSAGVVDTDLAAIRADLDALGAWPIDTDTELGTPVVDDTALGQLADREFSPVHALASVQALVRAVDVDRAAEAQPVMPVATLSVTEDMATAMRLHALGWRTVYHHEVLAHGLAPEDLGTMITQRLRWAQGTMQVFLQENPLTVRGLRVGQRLMYFATMWSYLSGFTAVVYLAAPVIFLCFGVLPVTAWTWDFFARFLPFQIASQVLFLVAARGLRTWRGQQYSLALFPVWIEATWTAAANVWFGRPLGFAVTPKVRQDGGGSWRLVVPQLTAMAVLVVAAVVGIVRWGLGYAPWVGTSVNLLWVAYDLVVLSVIVQALRYRGYAGAERMD encoded by the coding sequence GTGAGCCGCCTCCTGGTGCTGCGCGCCGTGGTCGCGCTCACCGTCCTGCTGGGGTTCAACTACGTCGTCTGGCGGTGGCTCGAGTCCGTCAACTGGTCGGCGTGGTGGATCGCCGTGCCGCTCGTCATCGCCGAGACGTACAGCTTCGTCGACGTCACCCTGTTCGGGGTGACGATGTGGCGCGCCAAGCCGCGACCCACCCCCGCCGCGCCCCCGACCGACCTCACCGTCGACGTGTTCGTCACCACCTACGACGAACCGCTCGACCTCGTGATGCGCACCGCCGTCGCCGCCCGGGACATCACCTACCCGCACCGCACCTGGGTCCTCGACGACGGCGCCCGCCCCGCGCTCGCCGCCGCCGCGCACGACGCCGGCGTCGGCTACCTCGTCCGCACCGACGACTGGCAGGACCGCCCCCGGCACGCCAAGGCGGGCAACCTGAACAACGCCCTGTTCCAGACGGACGGCGAGTTCCTCGTCGTGCTCGACGCCGACCAGATCCCCGACCCCGCGCTGCTCGACCGCACCCTCGGCCACTTCACCGACCCGCAGGTGGCGCTCGTGCAGACGCCGCAGTGGTTCACGAACGTCCCCGACGCCGACCCGCTCGGCAGCCAGGCGCCCCTGTTCTACGGGCCCATCCAGCAGGGCAAGGACGGCTGGAACGCCGCGTTCTTCTGCGGCTCCAACGCGATCCTGCGCCGCGACGCGCTCATGCAGCTCGGCCTCGTCGGGTACGTGCGCGCCACCGAGCAGGCCGTGCGCGACGCGCTGCGGACCTCCCGGTCGGTGCTCGCGCGCGCCCGCCGCAGGGCCGAGGACCCGCGCGTCGCCACCGCGCTCGACGAGGTCGCCGTCGCCGCGCGCACGTCGCTCTCCGAGCTGGACGCCGGGCAGCCCCTCGCCGACGTCACCTACGGCTTCCAGCGGCGCGTCGACGAGGTCTCCGCGGGCGTGGTCGACACCGACCTGGCCGCGATCCGCGCCGACCTCGACGCGCTCGGTGCGTGGCCCATCGACACCGACACCGAGCTCGGGACGCCCGTCGTCGACGACACCGCGCTCGGCCAGCTCGCCGACCGCGAGTTCTCCCCGGTGCACGCGCTCGCGTCGGTGCAGGCCCTCGTGCGCGCCGTCGACGTCGACCGGGCCGCCGAGGCGCAGCCCGTCATGCCCGTCGCGACCCTGTCCGTGACCGAGGACATGGCGACCGCGATGCGGCTGCACGCGCTCGGCTGGCGGACCGTCTACCACCACGAGGTGCTCGCGCACGGCCTCGCGCCCGAGGACCTCGGCACGATGATCACGCAGCGCCTGCGGTGGGCGCAGGGCACCATGCAGGTCTTCCTGCAGGAGAACCCGCTCACGGTCCGCGGCCTGCGCGTCGGCCAGCGGCTCATGTACTTCGCGACGATGTGGAGCTACCTGTCGGGGTTCACGGCCGTCGTGTACCTCGCCGCGCCCGTCATCTTCCTGTGCTTCGGCGTCCTGCCCGTCACCGCCTGGACCTGGGACTTCTTCGCGCGGTTCCTGCCGTTCCAGATCGCGAGCCAGGTGCTGTTCCTCGTCGCCGCGCGCGGCCTGCGCACCTGGCGCGGGCAGCAGTACAGCCTCGCCCTGTTCCCCGTGTGGATCGAGGCGACCTGGACCGCCGCCGCCAACGTCTGGTTCGGACGACCCCTCGGGTTCGCCGTCACCCCGAAGGTGCGGCAGGACGGCGGCGGGTCGTGGCGGCTCGTCGTGCCGCAGCTCACCGCGATGGCGGTGCTCGTCGTCGCCGCCGTCGTCGGCATCGTCCGGTGGGGGCTCGGCTACGCCCCGTGGGTCGGCACGTCCGTCAACCTGCTGTGGGTGGCGTACGACCTCGTCGTGCTCAGCGTGATCGTGCAGGCGCTCCGGTACCGCGGGTACGCGGGCGCGGAGAGGATGGACTGA
- a CDS encoding manganese efflux pump MntP family protein, with protein MPTWTLLLVAVSVSADAFAVALGRGLHIRRLSFRDVASIAVAFGAFQALMPVLGWFLGSRLQGYITEVDHWVAFGLLAVVGGKMLYEAFTAGDDDEPDEDHIGLRELLVLSVATSIDALAVGISFAFLDVSIAGAAALIGVVTLVVSLAGVLIGHRVGVRFRGPAEVVGGAILVLIGVRILLDHLGVW; from the coding sequence GTGCCGACCTGGACCCTGCTGCTCGTGGCCGTGAGCGTGTCCGCCGACGCCTTCGCCGTCGCGCTCGGGCGAGGTCTGCACATCCGCCGGCTCTCGTTCCGGGACGTCGCGTCGATCGCCGTCGCCTTCGGCGCGTTCCAGGCCCTCATGCCGGTGCTCGGCTGGTTCCTCGGCTCCCGGCTGCAGGGGTACATCACCGAGGTCGACCACTGGGTCGCGTTCGGCCTGCTCGCCGTGGTCGGCGGCAAGATGCTCTACGAGGCGTTCACGGCCGGCGACGACGACGAGCCCGACGAGGACCACATCGGCCTGCGTGAGCTGCTCGTCCTGTCGGTCGCCACGAGCATCGACGCGCTCGCGGTGGGCATCAGCTTCGCGTTCCTCGACGTCTCCATCGCCGGGGCCGCGGCGCTCATCGGCGTCGTCACGCTCGTCGTCTCCCTGGCGGGCGTGCTCATCGGCCACCGGGTCGGCGTCCGCTTCCGCGGCCCGGCCGAGGTCGTCGGCGGCGCGATCCTCGTCCTCATCGGCGTCCGCATCCTGCTGGACCACCTCGGCGTCTGGTGA
- a CDS encoding ATP-binding protein, giving the protein MAPDARVETDLDGPDDVAVLERVHDALATLWRSAGDVAETDRIALETAVVEVAGNVVRHGDHRAGRHLLLRAGDHGLVAEITQPGPPPHVDLDAVMPGADAESGRGLALTRMLVDLTYTERDGAGIWTLVRPRA; this is encoded by the coding sequence GTGGCTCCTGACGCGCGCGTCGAGACGGATCTGGACGGCCCCGACGACGTGGCCGTCCTCGAGCGCGTCCACGACGCGCTCGCCACGCTGTGGCGCTCCGCGGGGGACGTCGCCGAGACCGACCGCATCGCGCTCGAGACCGCGGTCGTCGAGGTCGCCGGCAACGTCGTGCGGCACGGGGACCACCGCGCGGGCCGGCACCTGCTGCTGCGTGCCGGCGACCACGGTCTCGTCGCCGAGATCACCCAGCCCGGCCCGCCGCCGCACGTCGACCTCGACGCGGTCATGCCGGGTGCGGACGCCGAGTCGGGGCGCGGCCTGGCCCTGACGCGGATGCTCGTCGACCTCACGTACACCGAGCGCGACGGCGCGGGGATCTGGACGCTGGTCCGCCCGCGCGCCTGA
- a CDS encoding SRPBCC family protein, translating to MTVVDTRKDPGALTLEIVNEFTAPPEKVWELWADPRKLERWWGPPTWPATFTDHDFVPGGEARYFMTGPEGEKAHGWWRFVSITPVDGLEFDDGFADDTGSPQPDSPVIHGRVTLTGTDAGTRMTVTTRFDSLQQMEEVVAMGMVEGMTGALGQADAILAEG from the coding sequence ATGACCGTCGTCGACACCCGCAAGGACCCGGGCGCCCTCACGCTCGAGATCGTCAACGAGTTCACCGCCCCGCCCGAGAAGGTGTGGGAGCTGTGGGCCGACCCGCGCAAGCTCGAGCGGTGGTGGGGCCCGCCGACGTGGCCCGCCACGTTCACCGACCACGACTTCGTCCCCGGCGGCGAGGCGCGCTACTTCATGACCGGCCCCGAGGGCGAGAAGGCGCACGGCTGGTGGCGCTTCGTCAGCATCACGCCCGTCGACGGCCTGGAGTTCGACGACGGCTTCGCCGACGACACCGGCAGCCCGCAGCCCGACAGCCCCGTCATCCACGGCCGCGTCACCCTCACCGGCACCGACGCCGGCACCCGGATGACGGTCACGACCCGGTTCGACAGCCTCCAGCAGATGGAGGAGGTCGTCGCCATGGGCATGGTCGAGGGCATGACCGGCGCCCTCGGGCAGGCGGACGCGATCCTCGCCGAGGGCTGA
- a CDS encoding STAS domain-containing protein, protein MEIETDLRPDAAVLRPTGRLTMATATELRTRVDETVAAGHKVVVLDLADTTFMDSSGLGALVGGLRATREVGGDLRIARPGPQILTVLQLTTMDRVLRPYDTVEDALRGS, encoded by the coding sequence ATGGAGATCGAGACCGACCTGCGACCCGACGCCGCCGTGCTGCGCCCCACCGGGCGCCTCACCATGGCCACGGCGACCGAGCTGCGCACGCGCGTCGACGAGACCGTCGCGGCCGGGCACAAGGTCGTCGTGCTGGACCTCGCGGACACCACGTTCATGGACTCCTCCGGCCTCGGCGCCCTCGTCGGCGGGCTGCGCGCCACGCGCGAGGTCGGCGGCGACCTGCGCATCGCCCGGCCCGGCCCGCAGATCCTCACCGTCCTGCAGCTCACGACGATGGACCGCGTCCTGCGCCCCTACGACACCGTCGAGGACGCCCTGCGTGGCTCCTGA
- a CDS encoding MarR family winged helix-turn-helix transcriptional regulator: MATPAATAPAPETGTHDPLAVEAQLCLATSAAARALVGLYRSLLDPLGLTHPQYLAMLALWQHGDLSLKELATVLQLDAATTSPLVRRLEMLGLVTRRRSSTDERLLVIALTDDGRAMRADAVGIPAAMVDRLGLSRETLDEIRSGVETLLDACRRATQEAGRAS; this comes from the coding sequence ATGGCGACCCCCGCAGCCACGGCCCCCGCGCCCGAGACCGGCACCCACGACCCCCTCGCGGTCGAGGCCCAGCTGTGCCTCGCCACCTCCGCCGCCGCCCGCGCGCTCGTCGGCCTCTACCGCTCGCTGCTCGACCCCCTCGGGCTCACGCACCCGCAGTACCTCGCGATGCTCGCGCTGTGGCAGCACGGCGACCTGTCGCTCAAGGAGCTCGCGACGGTCCTGCAGCTCGACGCCGCGACCACGTCTCCCCTGGTCAGGCGCCTCGAGATGCTCGGACTCGTGACCAGGCGGCGGTCGAGCACCGACGAGCGGCTGCTCGTCATCGCACTCACCGACGACGGCCGGGCGATGCGCGCCGACGCCGTCGGGATCCCCGCGGCCATGGTCGACCGGCTCGGCCTGTCCCGGGAGACGCTCGACGAGATCCGGTCGGGCGTGGAGACACTCCTCGACGCGTGCCGCCGTGCGACTCAGGAGGCCGGCCGCGCCTCGTGA
- a CDS encoding GNAT family N-acetyltransferase, giving the protein MTDGTAPVLLTTARLGLRPWSVADAVVQRELWTERDPRVPAHRRIDAQGRPTVADLEQAVRAGASAGLLAVERAAVGDVVGYCGLVESGHGRPGEPELAFELLRRAWGQGYATEAATAVVEHARSAGYARLWAGVRDWNVASRRVLAKVGFVETGHREEDPVHGALLLTTRRL; this is encoded by the coding sequence GTGACCGACGGCACCGCCCCCGTGCTGCTGACGACGGCCCGGCTCGGTCTGCGGCCCTGGTCCGTGGCGGACGCCGTCGTGCAGCGCGAGCTGTGGACCGAGCGCGACCCGCGCGTCCCCGCGCACCGCCGGATCGACGCGCAGGGCAGGCCGACGGTCGCCGACCTCGAGCAGGCGGTCCGTGCGGGCGCGTCGGCGGGGCTGCTCGCGGTCGAGCGCGCGGCGGTCGGCGACGTCGTCGGCTACTGCGGGCTGGTCGAGAGCGGGCACGGCCGCCCCGGTGAGCCGGAGCTGGCGTTCGAGCTGCTGCGACGGGCGTGGGGCCAGGGCTACGCGACCGAGGCCGCGACCGCCGTGGTGGAGCACGCGCGGTCGGCGGGGTACGCCCGGTTGTGGGCCGGCGTCCGTGACTGGAACGTCGCCTCGCGCCGTGTGCTGGCGAAGGTCGGGTTCGTCGAGACGGGACACCGGGAGGAGGACCCCGTGCACGGCGCGCTCCTGCTCACCACGCGGCGCCTCTGA
- a CDS encoding GNAT family N-acetyltransferase translates to MPLTVETRTPADVTAAELYALLRLRVDVFVVEQACAYPELDGRDLLDDTLLVWAHDDGELLGTIRVLGAHGVTPAIGRVATAPAARGRGVAGALLEHGIALCRPDADIHLHAQAHLEQWYARYGFVRAGEDYDEDGIPHVPMVRTPAARPRDAGPTPAPA, encoded by the coding sequence ATGCCGCTGACCGTCGAGACCCGCACGCCCGCCGACGTCACCGCCGCCGAGCTCTACGCCCTGCTGCGGCTGCGCGTCGACGTGTTCGTCGTCGAGCAGGCGTGCGCGTACCCGGAGCTCGACGGCCGTGACCTGCTGGACGACACGCTGCTCGTCTGGGCCCACGACGACGGCGAGCTGCTCGGCACGATCCGCGTCCTCGGCGCGCACGGCGTGACGCCCGCGATCGGTCGCGTCGCGACCGCACCCGCCGCACGCGGCCGCGGCGTCGCCGGCGCTCTCCTCGAGCACGGCATCGCGCTGTGCCGCCCTGACGCCGACATCCATCTGCACGCCCAGGCGCACCTGGAGCAGTGGTACGCCCGCTACGGCTTCGTCCGCGCCGGGGAGGACTACGACGAGGACGGCATCCCGCACGTCCCGATGGTCCGCACCCCGGCCGCCCGCCCGCGGGACGCCGGCCCGACACCCGCCCCGGCGTGA